One genomic segment of Rubripirellula tenax includes these proteins:
- a CDS encoding agmatine deiminase family protein: MNAPQELPADLRVPAEWEPIQCVWLAWPHSVDTWPGRFNAIPAFYVDWVRKIAQSTPVRILASGEVAASCQAAIEGIANIDIVDIPTNDAWIRDYGPTFVVNRHSGKVHAVNWRYNAWGGKYPPWDDDDAAALKIAGDQNLAVATSRMCVEGGAMEFDGRGRMLTTPGCLITEARNPGWTKAQISQELHRRLGVTEIVWLDGGGLDGDDTDGHIDQLARFIDPENVVVAVADDENDPNHAGLEDNFRQLHLWSDATKPRVNVHRLPIPPAREVSGQRVPESYCNFLRLGKDRLLVPTFGAGTDDHAIGILGELSGIRPEPIDCRELVWGLGALHCASREQPAASKSIP, from the coding sequence ATGAACGCACCGCAAGAACTGCCCGCCGACTTGCGGGTGCCCGCCGAGTGGGAACCGATCCAGTGCGTTTGGTTGGCTTGGCCGCATTCGGTCGACACGTGGCCCGGACGCTTCAACGCCATTCCCGCTTTCTATGTGGATTGGGTTCGAAAAATCGCCCAGTCGACGCCCGTGCGAATCTTGGCATCGGGTGAAGTCGCGGCATCGTGCCAGGCTGCGATCGAGGGGATCGCCAACATCGATATCGTCGATATCCCGACCAACGACGCTTGGATCCGCGACTATGGTCCGACGTTCGTCGTCAATCGTCACAGCGGCAAGGTCCACGCCGTCAATTGGCGGTACAACGCGTGGGGCGGGAAATATCCGCCTTGGGATGACGACGATGCCGCGGCGCTGAAAATCGCCGGGGACCAAAACCTTGCCGTCGCGACCAGCCGAATGTGCGTCGAGGGCGGCGCGATGGAGTTCGACGGTCGCGGACGAATGCTGACCACACCTGGGTGCCTGATCACCGAGGCCCGGAACCCAGGCTGGACCAAGGCTCAGATCTCGCAAGAACTGCACCGCCGACTTGGCGTCACCGAAATCGTATGGTTGGACGGTGGTGGACTGGACGGTGATGACACCGATGGACACATCGATCAACTGGCCCGCTTCATTGACCCGGAAAATGTCGTCGTCGCAGTCGCCGACGACGAAAACGATCCCAATCACGCTGGCCTAGAAGACAATTTTAGGCAACTGCATTTGTGGAGCGACGCCACCAAACCGCGAGTCAACGTCCACCGATTGCCGATCCCACCGGCCCGCGAAGTGTCGGGCCAACGTGTGCCCGAAAGTTATTGCAATTTCTTGCGATTGGGCAAGGATCGATTGTTGGTTCCCACGTTCGGCGCAGGCACCGATGATCACGCGATCGGGATTTTGGGCGAATTGAGCGGCATCCGTCCCGAACCGATCGATTGTCGCGAATTGGTGTGGGGACTTGGGGCGCTGCACTGTGCCAGTCGCGAGCAACCGGCCGCCTCGAAATCGATTCCGTAA
- the hpf gene encoding ribosome hibernation-promoting factor, HPF/YfiA family — protein sequence MQVNVSARHGSLQPGDQPLIVEKVEKLRRLYDRINAIEVTIDLKQLDKPSVEVIVSAEHAEDCLATAEATTVIAALDAVIPKVEQQLRRLKEKKTGHRATGHKHIDPVVADED from the coding sequence ATGCAGGTCAACGTTTCGGCACGTCACGGCAGTTTGCAGCCCGGAGATCAACCGCTCATCGTCGAGAAGGTGGAAAAGCTCCGCCGACTATACGATCGGATCAATGCCATCGAAGTGACGATTGACCTGAAACAACTCGACAAGCCTTCGGTGGAAGTCATCGTTTCGGCAGAACACGCCGAGGATTGTTTGGCAACCGCAGAGGCCACCACCGTGATCGCGGCACTTGATGCAGTGATCCCGAAAGTGGAGCAGCAACTACGCCGTTTAAAAGAAAAGAAGACTGGTCACCGAGCCACCGGACACAAGCATATCGATCCGGTCGTCGCTGACGAAGATTGA
- a CDS encoding PTS sugar transporter subunit IIA, giving the protein MKFADFITTKAIRAELKSQTKDAVIEELVQALLDAGEINADQRDDIISSIMKREELGSTGIGRGVAVPHTKHPSVQKLVGTVGVSESGVDFDSLDGERVQLFFLLISPPERPGDHLRALENISRQLRDDTFCRFLKQSKTPDDIQQLLQEADDNQFVSG; this is encoded by the coding sequence ATGAAGTTCGCAGATTTTATTACGACCAAGGCCATTCGGGCCGAGCTCAAATCACAAACCAAAGACGCGGTCATCGAAGAACTGGTTCAAGCGCTGCTTGATGCCGGTGAAATCAATGCCGATCAACGTGACGACATCATTTCGTCGATCATGAAGCGGGAAGAACTCGGCAGCACCGGCATCGGCCGCGGTGTCGCAGTTCCCCACACGAAACACCCCAGCGTTCAAAAGCTAGTGGGTACTGTTGGCGTCAGCGAAAGCGGCGTCGATTTTGATTCGCTCGATGGAGAGCGTGTTCAGCTGTTCTTTTTGTTGATCAGCCCGCCCGAACGACCCGGCGATCACCTCCGCGCGCTCGAAAATATTTCACGTCAACTTCGCGACGATACGTTCTGTCGATTTTTGAAGCAGAGCAAGACGCCCGATGACATTCAGCAATTGCTGCAAGAAGCTGACGACAATCAGTTCGTGTCTGGCTAA
- a CDS encoding HPr family phosphocarrier protein, with amino-acid sequence MSNDASLTRIVVVRNAEGLHARPADLLVRLASKYQATIMIGKNSEWVDCKSILSLLTLGASQGTELSVSASGDDAADAIDSIAALFEAGFDDNNGTKGVDS; translated from the coding sequence ATGAGTAACGACGCCTCACTCACCCGAATCGTGGTTGTCCGAAATGCCGAAGGGCTGCACGCCCGGCCGGCAGATTTGTTGGTCCGTTTGGCCAGCAAATATCAGGCGACCATCATGATTGGCAAAAACAGTGAATGGGTCGATTGTAAAAGCATCTTGTCGCTTTTGACGCTGGGTGCTTCGCAGGGGACGGAGCTTTCCGTCTCGGCTTCCGGTGATGACGCCGCGGATGCCATCGATTCAATCGCAGCACTGTTCGAGGCGGGATTCGACGACAATAACGGGACCAAAGGAGTTGATTCGTGA